One Ictalurus furcatus strain D&B chromosome 24, Billie_1.0, whole genome shotgun sequence DNA segment encodes these proteins:
- the LOC128600827 gene encoding potassium voltage-gated channel subfamily KQT member 4, whose protein sequence is MLGISTEVRGSGDSLTSPWSLCVCVCLYCSFLLVFSCLVLSVFSTIPTHQETANQGLFILEFVMIVVFGLEYIVRVWAAGCCCRYRGCQGRLRFARKPFCIIDFIVFVASVAVIAAGTQGNIFATSALRSMRFLQILRMVRMDRRGGTWKLLGSVVYAHSKELVTAWYIGFLVLIFASFLVYLAEKDHNTEFSTYADSLWWGTITLTTIGYGDKTPHTWLGRLLAAGFALLGVSFFALPAGILGSGFALKVQEQHRQKHFEKRRTPAATLIQAAWRLYSTDARHSYLTATWYFYDSMLPSFRELTLLFSHLQRQRNTKKFLHNYHTLLSGLRPYSSLYVSGDSGKIGFRDRIKMNSSRSTQALRSKASSPVPPGSVRQSPSNENMSEATSPTKVQKSWSFNDRTRFRTSLRLKARPSADVEGVGEENTEDKSYCDVAVEDVIPAVKTLIRAVRILKFLVAKRKFKETLRPYDVKDVIEQYSAGHLDMLGRIKSLQMRVDQIVGRGAVPSDKRGRTEKGEKTPLELDPLDELSMMGRVVKVEKQVQSIENKLDLLLNFYSQCLKKGSSHFTLSSLLEPDLTSDYHSPTDQRELFTSANTLNISNSDSGNME, encoded by the exons ATGCTGGGCATTTCCACTGAGGTCCGTGGCAGTGGTGATT CATTAACCTCCCCTtggtctttgtgtgtgtgtgtgtgtctgtattgcagTTTCCTCCTGGTGTTCAGCTGTCTGGTGCTCTCCGTCTTCTCCACCATTCCAACCCATCAGGAAACTGCCAACCAGGGCCTCTTCATCTTG GAGTTTGTGATGATCGTGGTGTTTGGCTTAGAGTACATTGTGAGGGTATGGGCAGCTGGCTGCTGCTGTCGCTACCGAGGATGTCAGGGGCGTCTCCGTTTTGCCAGGAAACCCTTCTGCATTATAG ACTTTATAGTGTTTGTGGCGTCAGTGGCTGTGATAGCGGCGGGAACACAAGGGAACATCTTTGCCACATCGGCTCTACGTAGTATGCGCTTCCTGCAGATTCTGCGAATGGTGCGCATGGACCGCCGAGGCGGCACCTGGAAACTACTGGGCTCTGTAGTGTATGCACACAGCaag GAGCTTGTCACAGCGTGGTACATTGGCTTCCTGGTACTGATATTTGCCTCATTTTTGGTCTATTTGGCTGAAAAAGACCACAACACAGAGTTCTCTACCTATGCAGACTCCCTCTGGTGGGGAACT ATTACCCTCACCACAATTGGTTATGGTGACAAGACTCCACATACATGGCTCGGTCGGCTTCTAGCAGCTGGCTTCGCCCTGTTGGGGGTCTCTTTTTTTGCCCTGCCTGCA GGAATCCTTGGTTCAGGTTTTGCACTGAAGGTACAGGAGCAGCACAGACAGAAACACTTTGAGAAGAGGAGAACTCCGGCAGCCACCCTCATACAG GCTGCGTGGCGTCTCTATTCTACAGATGCTCGTCATTCATATCTCACAGCTACCTGGTACTTCTATGACAGTATGCTCCCATCCTTCAG AGAATTGACGTTACTGTTCAGTCACCTTCAACGGCAACGTAACACCAAGAAGTTTCTTCACAACTACCACACGCTGCTGTCAGGGCTTCGGCCCTACAGTTCCCTCTATGTGTCGGGGGACAG TGGGAAGATTGGATTTCGTGACCGCATTAAGATGAACAGTTCCCGCTCCACTCAGGCACTCCGGAGCAAGGCTTCTTCCCCTGTACCACCAGGGAGTGTGCGTCAATCGCCAAGCAATGAGAACATGTCAGAAGCCACCAGTCCCACTAAGGTGCAGAAAAGCTGGAGTTTCAATGACCGAACCCGTTTCCGCACTTCTTTACGGCTGAAAGCACGCCCTTCCGCAGATG TGGAGGGAGTTGGGGAAGAGAACACAGAGGACAAGTCATACTGTGATGTTGCTGTAGAGGATGTCATACCAGCAGTGAAGACCCTGATTCGAGCAGTTAG GATACTGAAGTTTTTGGTTGCCAAGCGCAAGTTTAAAGAAACACTACGACCGTATGATGTGAAGGATGTGATTGAGCAGTATTCAGCTGGACACTTAGACATGCTGGGCAGAATTAAAAGCCTACAGATGAG AGTAGATCAGATTGTAGGCCGTGGTGCTGTTCCGTCTGATAAAAGGGGAAGGACAGAAAAGGGTGAAAAGACTCCTCTGGAACTGGATCCTCTGGACGAGCTTAGCATGATGGGACGTGTCGTTAAGGTGGAGAAACAG GTGCAGTCCATTGAGAACAAGCTGGACCTGCTGCTGAACTTTTATTCTCAGTGCCTAAAAAAGGGCTCGTCCCATTTCACACTGTCCTCCTTACTGGAGCCTGACCTCACCTCTGACTACCACAGTCCCACCGACCAGCGAGAGCTCTTCACCTCTGCCAACACACTCAACATCTCCAATTCAGACAGCGGCAACATGGAGTGA